In Juglans microcarpa x Juglans regia isolate MS1-56 chromosome 4S, Jm3101_v1.0, whole genome shotgun sequence, a single window of DNA contains:
- the LOC121263034 gene encoding RNA-binding protein 1-like has product MDDEAKLFVGGISRVTSEDILTKHFDKYGTVLGSSIAKDRITKNSRGFGFVWFSDSSAAHKALQDSHVILGKTVEVKKAIPRSEQQQHQNHQQNGGSSKSSSIDNGDNQFRTKKIFVGGLSASLTEEEFKNYFERFGSVTDVVVMHDSTTHRPRGFGFITFDSAECVVNVMKNSFHELNGRLVEVKRAVPKEVNNGSESGFNTRMEGGIGPSCSYSPYRPGYWILPSYAPFPGFGGGGGSLYGASIYGGWYPIGGSGSIGSGISPLAPRSPWYGTTVIGAGALPLPQSRASVYTAYNGGVGVMGMAAGGYSGIVGQRELEAESGSLWQ; this is encoded by the exons ATGGATGATGAAGCCAAGCTCTTCGTTGGAGGAATTTCTCGGGTGACCAGTGAAGACATTTTGACGAAACATTTCGACAAATACGGCACAGTATTGGGCTCGTCCATTGCGAAGGACCGGATCACCAAGAATTCTCGAGGGTTTGGATTCGTCTGGTTCTCCGACTCATCTGCTGCTCATAAAGCCCTTCAAGACTCGCATGTTATTCTGGGAAAAACG GTAGAAGTAAAAAAAGCAATACCCAGGAGTGAACAACAGCAGCATCAAAACCACCAACAGAATGGAGGATCAAGTAAGAGTAGTAGTATTGACAATGGCGACAATCAATTTAGGACTAAAAAGATTTTCGTAGGAGGTTTATCAGCTAGTCTAACCGAGGAAGAGTTTAAGAACTACTTTGAGAGGTTTGGTAGTGTAACAGATGTAGTGGTGATGCATGACAGCACAACCCATCGGCCTAGGGGTTTTGGCTTTATCACATTTGATTCAGCGGAGTGCGTGGTGAATGTGATGAAGAATAGCTTCCATGAGCTAAATGGTAGGCTTGTGGAGGTTAAGAGGGCTGTGCCAAAAGAGGTAAATAATGGTAGTGAGAGTGGTTTTAACACAAGAATGGAGGGTGGAATAGGGCCTTCTTGCAGTTATTCTCCTTATAGACCTGGATATTGGATTCTCCCAAGTTATGCACCTTTTCCTGGgtttggtggtggtggaggctCTCTTTATGGAGCAAGCATTTATGGCGGTTGGTACCCTATTGGAGGATCTGGTAGCATTGGTTCTGGTATTTCTCCACTTGCTCCAAGAAGTCCTTGGTATGGCACCACGGTGATTGGTGCTGGGGCATTACCGTTGCCTCAGAGCAGGGCTTCTGTTTATACTGCATACAATGGTGGGGTTGGAGTTATGGGTATGGCTGCTGGTGGGTACAGTGGGATTGTTGGACAAAGAGAATTAGAAGCTGAATCGGGCTCTTTGTGGCAATGA